The region AAACTAACGACAAATAACAATAATCTTCAGTACGAAAATTTGTATGTCAATAGTTGTATCTATAACGTTTATAATATGCCCTATAAATTCACCTTTAGGGGGATCATATGTAATGCCTAATATTCTCTAGGGGGCTTTAAATACTACTCAAAAATAGGAATAGTGTAATCAACTACTAATTATGTAAGCAATTTTTCCATCTGGGGTGAATTCTACAACTCTTGGAAGGTCCCTGACTGCAATAGTTGCAACAATGCTGTGAGTTTTGACATCAATAACTGAAACTGAGCCATTATTAACACCATTAGTAACATAAGCAATTTTTCCATCTGGGGTGAAGTCTACAGCACTTGAAATGTTTCCAATTGCAATAGTTGCAACAATACTGTGAGTTTTGACATCAATAACTAAAACTGAACCATTACTGACATTATTAATAACATAAGCTAGTTTTCCATTTGGCGTGAAGACTATATCAAATAGATTACCGCCACCGACTAGAACAGTAGAAATCACGTTATGAGTTTTTACGTCTATGACTGAAACTGAATCATTATTTGCTATATAAGCAATTTTTCCATCAGGTGTAAATGAAAAAGCGTCCGGGCTGTCCCCCACGAGAATTCTCGTTATCAGGCTATGAGTTTTGACATCAATAACGGAGACGGTACCAGGGTTATCGAAGAAATTAGTAACATAAGCAATTTTTCCATCAAGTGTGAAGGCGATATTAAATGGGAATGCTCCAGTAGGAATCATTCCAATGGGAGTATGAGTTTTGACATCAATAACTGAAAGTGCGCCATTCTGTAGATTATTAACCACATAAGCCAGTTTTCCATCAGGTGTAAAAGCTACACCAGAAAGCCTAAGACCAACCTGTACCGTCCCTATTATGCTATGAGTTTTGACATCAATAACAGAGACGGTACCAGGATTATCGCCAAAATTAGTAACATAAGCAATTTTTCCATCTGGGGTGAAAGAAAGATCAAATGGGCCAAGACCAACTTGAATAGTATTTATTAGAATATGAGTTTTGACGTCGATGACTGAAATATTACCGAGAATTTGATTAATAACATAAGCGATTTTTCCATTAGGAGTAAAGATTGACTGTTTAAATGAAGCTTCTGCCATAGGTAAAGTGGCAATTATACTATGAGTTTTTACATCAATCACAGTAGTAGACAAACCAAATCCACCTCTTCAAAGTAGTTGTTATTTCAAAGATATGAGTAAATTGTTTGGTTAATTCGAAATTAGAATTGGTGTGAAATATATTTTATTAAACACAAGAGTAATTATGTTGTGCGCCCATAAGGGTGGATAAAGATTCATTATATAGCATTAATGTAGGTCAAATCCAAAACTAAAACCTATCGCCACCCAACTTATCCGAAAGGGAAACCAGACGGGGAGTGTAGCATGTTGGGAAAGCCATAAGTTAACGAGTTACCACGTTACGACTGAATGGCAAGGCGAAAAGCTGTAATAAGGATGAAAGCTAAACTGCTTGAATGACAGCTCAAGGGCGAAAATTACTGCGTATAGCGTAAGGTAGCTAACTGCTATAAGGGGAATGAGCTTGTGATGAGGCTTAGCACAAGAAAGATTTGGATATTTCCCTACCATCCACTATCAGTGAGAAAAGAGCGAAAATCACATCCGATAATACAGTATGCCATCTTTTTCCATCTAAATGGGGATTACCTAAGTCGGGATGCCCGTACGGGCTATAACAATTTGCGTTTGAATACTCGATACGGTAACGGAGTCCTCGTAGTAGTCCGAGCTAGGGAAAGCCTAGTACATGGCGAAGGGGGACAGCCTATCTATTTTAACTTCAACTTGGGAAGGTGCGTGAGGCACTATGAGAAATCCAACAGTAGTGTTAAATAATCTAACAAAAAAATCAAGAGAGCAAACATACACATTTAAACGCTTATACAGAAATTTATACAATCGAGAGTTTTACCTCAAAGCGTACCAAAAAATCTACGCTAACGAGGGAAACATGACTTCAGGTACGGATGGGAAAACCGTAGATGGAATGAGTCTAGAAAGAATTGATAAGATAATTGATTCAATCAAAACTCAATCCTTTAAGCCGAATCCAGCTAAAAGAACTTACATTCCTAAGAGTAATGGTGGGAAAAGACCGTTAGGTATTCCTTCTAGTGACGATAAACTTGTACAAGAAGTGCTTAGAGACATTCTTGAAGCCATATACGAACCAAGGTTTTCCGATAAATCTCATGGATTTAGACCAAAAAAGAGTTGTCATTCAGCATTATTACAAACAAAGGCAATTTTTAATGGAACGAAGTGGTTTGTTGAAGGGGATATAAAGGGATTCTTTGACAACATTCATCACCACACTCTTATCAGTATTCTAAGAAAAACGATAAAGGACGAGAAAGTAATAAATTTAATATGGAAATTTCTCAAGGCAGGTTATCTTGAGGACTGGAAATTCCATAAATCGTTCAGTGGCACGCCTCAAGGAGGAATAATCAGCCCTATACTGTCTAACATTTATCTTAATGAGTTGGATGAATTTATGAACAGGTATAAAGAAGAATTTGACAAGGGTGTTAAAAGAACAAAGAATCCACAGTATTTCAGAATCTACAAGAGAATTTACACCATAAGGAAAGTATTGGATAAATCTAATCTCACAGACAAAAAGAGAAAAGATTATCTGACCATAACAAAAGCATTGTACAAAGAACTTGGTAAGCATGATAGAACAAATCCAATGGACGCTAACTACCGTAGAATTAATTATGTGAGATACGCAGATGACTTCATCATCAGCATTAATGGTAACAAGAAAGATGCGGAAAAGGTGAAAGCAGACCTCACGGTCTTTCTTAAAGAGAATCTAAGTCTAGAGTTATCGCAAGAAAAGACACTAATTACACATAACACAAAAAAAGCTAGATTCCTTGGTTACGACATCAAAATCTCACAAGATAAATCATTCCAAAGAAACAGGGAATGGAAAAGCAATCATCCAAAGAGAAGTGTAAAAGGGAAATGTTTTCTATTAATGCCTACTGAAAAGTGGATAAAGAAACTTTTAGAAATGAAAGCACTAAAAATCGACGAAAATGGAAAATGGCAATCTACTCATAGAACCTATCTTGCCCATCTAGATGACTTGGAAATACTAAGTGTCTATAACAGCGAAGTAACTGGTTTATATAATTACTACAAATTAGCAGACAATGTAAGTAACCTACACAGGTTTTTACACATTATGAAATACAGTATGTTTAAAACCTTTGGAAATAAATACAAAACCAGTGTTCCAAAAGTTATTGATAAATACTACGAAAACGGAGT is a window of Bacillus sp. SM2101 DNA encoding:
- a CDS encoding cytochrome D1 domain-containing protein, producing MSTTVIDVKTHSIIATLPMAEASFKQSIFTPNGKIAYVINQILGNISVIDVKTHILINTIQVGLGPFDLSFTPDGKIAYVTNFGDNPGTVSVIDVKTHSIIGTVQVGLRLSGVAFTPDGKLAYVVNNLQNGALSVIDVKTHTPIGMIPTGAFPFNIAFTLDGKIAYVTNFFDNPGTVSVIDVKTHSLITRILVGDSPDAFSFTPDGKIAYIANNDSVSVIDVKTHNVISTVLVGGGNLFDIVFTPNGKLAYVINNVSNGSVLVIDVKTHSIVATIAIGNISSAVDFTPDGKIAYVTNGVNNGSVSVIDVKTHSIVATIAVRDLPRVVEFTPDGKIAYIISS
- a CDS encoding reverse transcriptase/maturase family protein translates to MRNPTVVLNNLTKKSREQTYTFKRLYRNLYNREFYLKAYQKIYANEGNMTSGTDGKTVDGMSLERIDKIIDSIKTQSFKPNPAKRTYIPKSNGGKRPLGIPSSDDKLVQEVLRDILEAIYEPRFSDKSHGFRPKKSCHSALLQTKAIFNGTKWFVEGDIKGFFDNIHHHTLISILRKTIKDEKVINLIWKFLKAGYLEDWKFHKSFSGTPQGGIISPILSNIYLNELDEFMNRYKEEFDKGVKRTKNPQYFRIYKRIYTIRKVLDKSNLTDKKRKDYLTITKALYKELGKHDRTNPMDANYRRINYVRYADDFIISINGNKKDAEKVKADLTVFLKENLSLELSQEKTLITHNTKKARFLGYDIKISQDKSFQRNREWKSNHPKRSVKGKCFLLMPTEKWIKKLLEMKALKIDENGKWQSTHRTYLAHLDDLEILSVYNSEVTGLYNYYKLADNVSNLHRFLHIMKYSMFKTFGNKYKTSVPKVIDKYYENGVFVIAYETKKGTRCREFYNKGFYKSVTPLNTKVDELPNTLIYSSRNSLIKRLLANKCEWCGKENVPIEIHHVKKVKDLKGKKRWEQIMIARKRKTLAMCVPCHKKLHAGKLD